Proteins from a genomic interval of Nasonia vitripennis strain AsymCx chromosome 3, Nvit_psr_1.1, whole genome shotgun sequence:
- the LOC100122634 gene encoding WD repeat-containing protein 18, whose protein sequence is MRCPHEVVVTCDSSSENWSAATWDPCTGSMLSTYKHASALGHHSLQLLNDSYLIGSNATKPILHLWPLNSQTPVPNLRLSTPGRTTALACTPNGSYIVAAISEKIYVWQTCNGQLFNSFARHYQSITCLEFNKDGSCLASGAEDGLIFAWSLSQIASEKEAKPISSFSHHSLPVKDLYFGQVGSFGRLCSVSLDRSARIYDVYAGQLLLTLVFDVPLISVCMDIMENELFVGSSTGVVIKCNLRDPPRGIEHHVPLNGNDKITVYKGHEGSITALSVSVDCITLLSGSSDGMVHLWDIPSCQIILTLKHKAPIVSAFFATSFENFTANNLKPSLQVKPLQKVSDPGNKNTLIEIIRTNEDDSWILEFDSQVEASTTAASDSSANDYDFKREDALKEIQRLKKVNAEMYQYIAKNILESNETST, encoded by the coding sequence ATGAGGTGTCCTCACGAAGTTGTTGTCACCTGTGACAGTTCGTCTGAAAATTGGAGCGCAGCTACGTGGGATCCATGCACTGGATCTATGCTCTCAACCTACAAACATGCCAGTGCTCTGGGGCATCACTCTTTGCAGTTATTGAATGACTCTTATCTGATAGGCTCCAATGCCACAAAACCAATTCTGCACTTGTGGCCTCTGAACAGTCAAACGCCAGTTCCAAATTTGAGGCTCAGTACACCAGGCAGAACTACTGCACTGGCATGCACACCTAATGGCTCGTACATAGTAGCAGCAATCAGTGAGAAGATCTATGTATGGCAAACTTGCAATGGTCAACTTTTCAACTCTTTTGCCAGGCATTATCAATCTATAACTTGTTTGGAATTCAACAAGGATGGATCTTGCTTGGCCAGTGGCGCTGAAGATGGTTTGATTTTTGCTTGGTCTCTTAGTCAGATTGCTAGTGAGAAGGAAGCAAAACCAATTAGTTCCTTTTCTCATCATTCACTGCCTGTAAAAGATCTGTACTTTGGTCAAGTTGGAAGTTTTGGTCGGTTGTGCTCAGTCTCATTAGACAGATCTGCAAGAATTTACGACGTGTATGCTGGCCAGCTACTCTTGACATTGGTATTCGATGTTCCTCTCATATCAGTTTGTATGGACATTATGGAGAACGAACTCTTTGTTGGATCCTCTACTGGAGTAGTGATAAAGTGCAACCTACGGGATCCTCCCAGGGGAATAGAGCATCATGTTCCTCTCAATGGAAATGACAAAATCACAGTTTACAAGGGCCACGAAGGTAGCATCACAGCCTTGTCAGTTTCGGTTGACTGCATCACTCTGCTGTCTGGATCTTCTGATGGGATGGTCCACCTGTGGGACATCCCCAGCTGCCAAATCATTCTCACTCTCAAACACAAAGCCCCTATTGTCTCAGCATTCTTTGCCACGTCGTTCGAGAACTTCACAGCCAACAATCTCAAACCGAGCTTGCAAGTCAAGCCCCTGCAGAAGGTATCCGATCCAGGCAACAAGAATACTCTGATCGAAATAATCAGAACCAACGAGGACGACTCCTGGATACTAGAGTTTGATTCGCAAGTAGAAGCTTCAACAACTGCAGCTTCGGACAGCTCGGCCAACGACTACGATTTCAAGCGCGAAGACGCTCTGAAAGAGATTCAGAGGCTTAAGAAAGTCAACGCAGAAATGTACCAGTACATAGCCAAGAACATTCTCGAAAGCAACGAAACTTCAACATGA
- the LOC100122657 gene encoding leucine-rich repeat, immunoglobulin-like domain and transmembrane domain-containing protein 1 isoform X1, whose protein sequence is MTRSQRVLALFVLVASWRALLSRAAAFPDWTDCPAVCRCRWTSGKKSAFCPDAGLTSLPASLDPDMQVLDLSGNQIPDLQAETFKHAGLLNLQRVFLRNAGIRKIHADAFKDMRILIEVDLSDNHVLSLEPHTFTGNERLKLLVLSGNPLGQLKPSQFPKLQHLKNLELQRCALKRVHALAFQWLPALETLSLDNNELEYLEATTLAPLKHLKTLGLDNNPWSCDCHLRDFSRLLVTNMSRLYSVSQSCISPAKLQGRRWEDVAPKEFACLPTLKLPANAIQEEMNGNVSLACFVTGDPAPEVSWHLNGVPINGTKRIGDDVGPQGGLWVWSDSIKTKNNLVERWRNLTIYNASDVDAGEYTCHAENIAGLVRDTVTVSIPRVFTAPTLSQADNWLLWLSLAGGGTVALCVSASAVLLAMCLCGGARRRSRRAKVKLQASASFGDQEKKLLDLSVTTTATTTSQQHSQHNQSQSRQQQAPAPIQADLNHCQPEFELELEPRLIEEQRLVGQSSASVTIERLRLQPDACGSPPPSSNSSSVICPVAVAAAAAAAARAQLPANIYISVSLGNGAPNQEAAPVAVAAAASLQAAELQVHERCYPDLLDIGLSSFATLPRRCRRPGELGSPYDNMGPRVTATGSSTFSLVEQPEPSIAVAAPLIQPPPEFVSL, encoded by the exons ATGACGCGCAGTCAGCGAGTGCTGGCCCTGTTCGTCCTAGTGGCGAGCTGGCGCGCGCTGCTCTCGAGGGCCGCGGCGTTCCCCGACTGGACCGACTGTCCGGCGGTCTGTCGCTGCCGATGGACCTCAGGCAAGAAGTCGGCCTTCTGCCCGGACGCCGGACTCACCTCGCTGCCGGCCAGTCTCGACCCGGACATGCAGGTCCTCGATCTATCGGGCAATCAGATACCCGATCTCCAAGCCGAGACCTTCAAGCACGCCGGACTGCTGAACCTGCAGAGGGTCTTCCTCAGGAACGCCGGCATCAGGAAGATACACGCCGACGCGTTCAAGGACATGAGGATACTCATCGAGGTCGACCTCTCGGACAACCATGTGCTCAGCCTCGAGCCCCACACTTTCACCGGCAACGAGAGGCTCAAGCTACTGGTGCTCAGTGGTAATCCTCTGGGCCAGCTGAAGCCAAGCCAGTTTCCGAAGCTACAGCATCTCAAGAATCTCGAGCTGCAGAGGTGCGCCCTCAAGAGGGTTCACGCGCTGGCCTTCCAGTGGCTGCCCGCTCTCGAGACGCTCAG TCTGGACAACAACGAGCTGGAGTACCTCGAGGCTACGACCTTGGCCCCTCTGAAGCATCTGAAGACACTGGGCCTCGACAACAATCCCTGGAGCTGCGACTGTCACCTGCGCGACTTCTCTCGACTCCTCGTGACCAACATGTCGAGGCTGTACTCGGTGTCTCAGAGCTGCATCAGCCCGGCGAAGCTCCAGGGCCGCCGCTGGGAGGACGTCGCGCCCAAGGAGTTCGCCTGTTTGCCAACCCTAAAACTGCCGGCCAACGCGATACAGGAGGAGATGAACGGAAACGTCAGTCTGGCTTGTTTCGTCACGGGTGATCCGGCCCCCGAGGTGTCATGGCACTTGAACGGGGTCCCCATTAATGGAACCAAGAGGATCGGGGATGACGTCGGTCCGCAAG GTGGCCTGTGGGTCTGGTCGGACTCGATAAAGACGAAGAACAACCTGGTGGAGCGCTGGCGTAACCTGACGATCTACAACGCGAGCGACGTCGACGCCGGCGAGTACACCTGCCACGCGGAGAACATAGCCGGCTTGGTGCGCGACACCGTCACCGTCAGCATACCCCGGGTCTTCACCGCGCCTACCCTCTCCCAGGCGGACAACTGGCTACTCTGGCTGAGCTTGGCCGGAGGCGGTACCGTCGCTCTCTGCGTCTCGGCCTCGGCCGTGCTGTTGGCCATGTGCCTCTGCGGGGGCGCCAGGCGACGCAGCCGCAGGGCCAAGGTCAAGCTTCAGGCTAGCGCGAGCTTTGGTGATCAGGAGAAGAAGCTGCTCGACCTCTCGGTCACGACCACGGCCACCACCACCAGTCAGCAGCACTCGCAG CACAACCAGAGCCAGAGCCGGCAGCAGCAAGCCCCAGCCCCGATCCAGGCGGACCTGAACCACTGCCAGCCGGAGTTCGAGCTCGAGCTCGAGCCCCGGCTGATCGAGGAGCAGCGCCTGGTGGGCCAGTCCTCGGCGAGCGTGACGATCGAGCGGCTGAGGCTGCAGCCGGACGCCTGCGGCTCGCCCCCGCCGTCGAGCAACAGCTCCTCGGTCATCTGCCCCGTGGCGGTGgccgctgcggcggcggcggccgcccGGGCCCAGCTTCCCGCCAACATCTACATCTCCGTCTCGCTGGGCAACGGTGCGCCCAACCAGGAGGCCGCCCCCGTGGCCGTGGCAGCCGCCGCCAGCCTCCAGGCGGCCGAGCTCCAGGTCCACGAGCGCTGCTACCCCGACCTCCTGGACATCGGGCTGTCCAGCTTCGCGACCCTGCCCAGGCGGTGTCGGCGCCCCGGCGAACTGGGCTCGCCGTACGACAACATGGGCCCGAGGGTCACCGCGACCGGCAGCTCCACTTTCTCGCTGGTCGAGCAGCCGGAGCCGAGCATCGCCGTCGCGGCGCCCCTCATCCAGCCGCCGCCCGAGTTCGTCTCGCTCTGA
- the LOC107980830 gene encoding uncharacterized protein LOC107980830 isoform X1, whose translation MCKSVSSLCLLLALLFVSFEAGTAAKESVSFITDTRIPFDCPKGTPPSVCFKRWTMFPFPRVGRDGQARQQRSFGLVKYPRVGISDPQLLLDKDDESWPGANLDFTNDAYSPRVSEGRNRRDGAWAFFLITPNFREQPAAAAVDSQFGADDVAME comes from the exons ATGTGCAAGTCCGTCTCGAGCCTCTGCCTGTTGCTCGCGCTTCTTTTCGTCAGTTTCGAGG CAGGAACAGCCGCGAAAGAGTCTGTGAGCTTCATCACGGATACTCGTATCCCCTTTGACTGTCCCAAGGGAACACCGCCTTCAG TATGCTTCAAACGCTGGACGATGTTCCCCTTCCCGAGAGTCGGCCGCGACGGCCAAGCTCGTCAGCAACGATCCTTCGGCCTGGTGAAGTACCCGAGGGTCGGTATATCCGATCCGCAGTTGCTGCTAGATAAGGACGACGAGAGCTGGCCCGGAGCCAATCTCGATTTCACCAACGATGCTTACTCTCCCAGAg TGTCCGAAGGAAGGAACCGGAGAGACGGAGCCTGGGCCTTTTTCCTCATCACCCCGA ACTTTCGAGAACAGCCGGCGGCTGCAGCCGTGGATTCGCAGTTTGGGGCTGACGATGTAGCCATGGAGTGA
- the LOC100122657 gene encoding 60S ribosomal protein L18a isoform X2: MKAKGELKEYEVIGRQLPTDKLKTTPLYKMRIFAPDAIVAKSRFWYFLRQLKKFKKSTGEIVSLKQIAEKSPIKIKNFGIWLRYDSRSGTHNMYREYRDLTVSGAVTQCYRDMGARHRARAHSIQIIKVEIVKAANCRRPQVKQFHDSKIRFPLPKRIQHSGSMPTFSVRKPRTYFL, translated from the exons ATGAAGGCTAAGGgagaa TTGAAGGAGTACGAGGTGATCGGGCGTCAGCTGCCCACAGATAAGCTGAAAACCACTCCTCTCTACAAAATGAGGATATTCGCTCCAGATGCCATTGTTGCCAAGTCTAGGTTCTGGTATTTCCTTCGTCAACTCAAGAAATTCAAGAAGTCGACTGGTGAAATCGTTTCACTGAAGCAG ATCGCAGAAAAGTCGCCAATCAAGATCAAGAACTTTGGAATCTGGCTGAGGTACGACTCTCGTTCTGGTACCCACAACATGTACCGTGAATACAGGGACCTGACTGTAAGTGGTGCAGTTACACAGTGCTACCGCGATATGGGAGCCCGTCACCGTGCCAGAGCTCACTCCATTCAGATCATTAAGGTGGAAATCGTTAAGGCTGCCAATTGCCGCAGGCCCCAGGTCAAGCAATTCCACGACTCTAAGATTCGCTTCCCATTGCCCAAGCGAATCCAGCACAGCGGCAGTATGCCCACGTTCAGCGTGCGCAAACCAAGGACCTATTTCCTCTAA
- the LOC107980830 gene encoding uncharacterized protein LOC107980830 isoform X2 gives MCKSVSSLCLLLALLFVSFEGTAAKESVSFITDTRIPFDCPKGTPPSVCFKRWTMFPFPRVGRDGQARQQRSFGLVKYPRVGISDPQLLLDKDDESWPGANLDFTNDAYSPRVSEGRNRRDGAWAFFLITPNFREQPAAAAVDSQFGADDVAME, from the exons ATGTGCAAGTCCGTCTCGAGCCTCTGCCTGTTGCTCGCGCTTCTTTTCGTCAGTTTCGAGG GAACAGCCGCGAAAGAGTCTGTGAGCTTCATCACGGATACTCGTATCCCCTTTGACTGTCCCAAGGGAACACCGCCTTCAG TATGCTTCAAACGCTGGACGATGTTCCCCTTCCCGAGAGTCGGCCGCGACGGCCAAGCTCGTCAGCAACGATCCTTCGGCCTGGTGAAGTACCCGAGGGTCGGTATATCCGATCCGCAGTTGCTGCTAGATAAGGACGACGAGAGCTGGCCCGGAGCCAATCTCGATTTCACCAACGATGCTTACTCTCCCAGAg TGTCCGAAGGAAGGAACCGGAGAGACGGAGCCTGGGCCTTTTTCCTCATCACCCCGA ACTTTCGAGAACAGCCGGCGGCTGCAGCCGTGGATTCGCAGTTTGGGGCTGACGATGTAGCCATGGAGTGA
- the LOC100122669 gene encoding carbonic anhydrase-related protein 10 isoform X2, giving the protein MAAHRPVFLGIWGVFVLVLIQESKPVSWEEWWTYDGISGPAFWGLINPEWSLCNKGRRQSPVNLEPQRLLFDPNLQALHLDKHKVSGVLTNTGHSVVFTVDNDTRQPVNITGGPLSYRYQFHEIHLHYGLFDNVGSEHTVDGYSFPAEIQIFGFNSHLYNNFSDALHRAQGIVAVSLLLQVGDLSNPEVRLFTEHLDKITYGGQSMEIKRFGVRELLPDTMHYMTYDGSTTMPACHETTTWIILNKPIYITKQQLRSLRELRQGDMRHPKAPLGNNFRPPQPLHHRPVRTNIDFNSEHGPKNCPTMNRDIYYKANSWK; this is encoded by the exons ATGGCAGCCCACAGGCCCGTTTTCCTGGGCATCTGGGGCGTCTTCGTTCTCGTCCTCATCCAAG AATCAAAGCCGGTGAGCTGGGAGGAATGGTGGACGTACGACGGGATATCGGGCCCGGCCTTCTGGGGCCTTATCAACCCCGAGTGGTCGCTCTGCAACAAGGGCCGTCGCCAGTCGCCGGTGAACCTCGAGCCTCAGCGGCTGCTATTCGACCCGAATCTCCAGGCGCTTCACCTCGACAAGCACAAGGTCAGCGGCGTCCTGACCAATACCGGCCACAGCGTCGTCTTCACCGTCGACAACGACACGAGGCAGCCCGTCAACATAACCGGCGGCCCTCTGAGCTATCGATACCAGTTTCACGAGATACACCTGCACTACGGCCTCTTCGACAACGTCGGCAGCGAGCACACGGTCGACGGCTACAGCTTTCCCGCTGAG ATCCAGATATTCGGCTTCAACTCGCACCTCTACAACAATTTCTCGGACGCCCTTCATCGAGCCCAAGGCATCGTCGCCGTCTCCCTCCTGCTGCAG GTGGGCGATCTCTCGAACCCCGAGGTGAGGCTCTTCACCGAGCACCTCGACAAAATCACCTACGGAG GTCAGTCGATGGAAATCAAGCGTTTCGGGGTGCGCGAACTGCTGCCCGACACGATGCACTACATGACCTACGACGGCTCGACGACGATGCCCGCCTGCCACGAGACCACCACGTGGATCATCCTCAACAAGCCGATATACATAACGAAGCAGCAG CTGCGCAGTCTGAGGGAACTGAGGCAGGGCGACATGCGGCACCCGAAGGCGCCCCTGGGAAACAACTTCCGGCCGCCCCAGCCTCTCCATCATCGTCCCGTCAGGACGAACATCGATTTCAACTCCGAG CACGGCCCGAAAAACTGCCCAACCATGAACAGAGACATTTATTACAAAG CCAATAGCTGGAAATAA